The proteins below are encoded in one region of Micromonospora pisi:
- a CDS encoding alpha/beta fold hydrolase, protein MSLLTAPNQTIQASNGTTYTYRRFGKTGGTPVVFLQCFRGNIDIWDPALVDDIAAEREVILFDASGVGGSTGQPPHTVGEFARDAIAFIDALTLTSVDLFGFSLGGFVAQSVVLQRPYLVRRLVLAGTGPEGGRGFHAWSEETREHAYREAQDAEDLLYLFFSPSEESRAKGMEYVGRIFTRQEDRDAPASLAVRDAQAEAIAGWGIPSAGKFERLAAIQQPTLVANGNHDVMVPTSNSYLLAGHLPNAELIIYPDANHGFLFQYPHEFANEVNRFLSAA, encoded by the coding sequence ATGTCATTGCTGACCGCGCCGAACCAGACCATTCAGGCTAGTAATGGGACAACCTATACGTACCGGAGATTCGGCAAGACTGGCGGTACTCCGGTCGTCTTCCTCCAGTGCTTCCGCGGCAACATCGACATCTGGGACCCCGCCCTGGTTGACGACATCGCCGCCGAGCGCGAGGTCATCCTTTTCGACGCCAGCGGCGTCGGCGGATCGACCGGGCAGCCGCCCCACACCGTAGGCGAGTTCGCCCGCGACGCCATCGCGTTCATCGACGCGCTCACGCTGACCAGCGTCGACCTGTTCGGCTTCTCGCTGGGCGGCTTCGTCGCGCAGAGTGTCGTCCTACAGCGTCCCTACCTGGTGCGTCGGCTCGTCCTCGCCGGCACCGGGCCGGAGGGTGGACGTGGTTTCCACGCCTGGTCCGAAGAGACCCGGGAACACGCCTACCGAGAGGCGCAGGACGCCGAGGATCTGCTCTACCTCTTCTTCTCCCCTTCCGAGGAGAGCCGGGCCAAGGGGATGGAATACGTTGGCCGCATCTTCACCCGTCAGGAGGACCGTGACGCACCCGCCTCGCTCGCCGTACGCGACGCGCAGGCCGAGGCGATCGCTGGCTGGGGCATCCCGAGCGCCGGCAAGTTCGAACGGCTGGCCGCGATCCAGCAGCCCACCCTGGTGGCGAACGGCAACCACGACGTCATGGTGCCCACCTCGAACTCGTACCTGCTCGCCGGGCACCTGCCGAACGCCGAGCTGATCATTTATCCCGACGCGAACCACGGGTTCCTGTTCCAGTACCCGCACGAGTTCGCCAACGAGGTCAACCGG
- a CDS encoding TetR/AcrR family transcriptional regulator, which produces MGRSSRADAAKHREEVVAATSRLLRERGAAGMSVQDLMAAAGLTHGGFYKHFSSKEELVGIATETAYNEIRGMLEQVAEAIPGKTEARAELLNQYLSAEHRDAPGTGCAMVALASDAARAPHDGPLRTAYTVGLEAALDQLTGYQDAEEEVRRRAIADLASMVGALTLARATGGTALSDEILDVVRDALIAQRQ; this is translated from the coding sequence ATGGGTAGATCGTCACGCGCCGACGCGGCGAAGCACCGCGAAGAGGTGGTGGCCGCCACGTCGAGGCTCCTGCGTGAGCGCGGCGCAGCCGGGATGAGTGTGCAGGATCTCATGGCAGCCGCAGGGCTCACCCACGGCGGGTTCTACAAGCACTTCAGTTCGAAGGAAGAACTGGTGGGCATCGCTACCGAGACGGCGTACAACGAGATCCGGGGCATGCTGGAACAGGTGGCCGAGGCGATCCCCGGCAAGACGGAAGCCCGAGCCGAGCTGCTCAACCAGTATCTCTCCGCCGAGCACCGGGACGCCCCTGGCACCGGCTGTGCCATGGTGGCGCTCGCCAGCGACGCCGCCCGCGCGCCGCACGACGGGCCGCTGAGGACGGCGTACACGGTCGGGCTGGAGGCCGCGCTCGACCAGTTGACCGGATACCAGGACGCGGAGGAGGAGGTACGCCGCCGCGCGATCGCCGACCTGGCGTCGATGGTCGGGGCGCTCACCCTCGCCCGGGCGACCGGCGGGACGGCACTGTCGGACGAGATCCTCGACGTCGTCCGCGACGCCCTCATCGCCCAACGACAGTAG
- a CDS encoding DUF6789 family protein translates to MDSGRQLAAVGRAGARGAIAAMAMSGVRQATTSLGLVERTPPEQLLKHVAPALFNRVPVNRRPALVEFIHWSVGAFGGAAFGLLPRTVRRRAWVGPAYGFVFWAAFEATVAPKLGISRKRHGLGEQLALLVDHTLYGVVVGSSPWPHAD, encoded by the coding sequence GTGGACAGCGGGAGGCAACTGGCGGCGGTCGGCCGGGCGGGAGCCCGTGGCGCGATCGCCGCGATGGCGATGTCGGGCGTACGGCAGGCCACCACCTCGCTCGGCCTGGTCGAACGGACCCCGCCGGAACAACTCCTCAAACACGTCGCACCGGCGCTTTTCAACCGCGTCCCGGTAAACCGGCGACCCGCGCTGGTCGAGTTCATCCACTGGAGCGTCGGCGCCTTCGGCGGGGCGGCGTTCGGTCTGCTGCCCCGAACAGTCCGCCGCCGCGCCTGGGTCGGCCCGGCGTACGGCTTCGTCTTCTGGGCCGCCTTCGAGGCGACGGTCGCGCCGAAGCTCGGCATCAGCCGGAAACGACACGGGCTCGGCGAACAACTCGCCCTCCTGGTCGACCACACCCTGTACGGCGTCGTGGTCGGCTCGTCCCCCTGGCCGCACGCGGACTGA
- a CDS encoding DUF6766 family protein: MKRWLRANALSVTMFGAFLVFLILQSVFGWQTHNDELTQYGRAPEGYLSYLGTGHFAEAVFENWESEFLQMGGYVLLTAYLVQHGSSESKPEQETDRPDDHADHAKPDSPWPVHVRGVALTVYRNSLSLALLLLFAGSFVGHLLGGTAEYNEQQAMQSGAAPISAWQFVQTSDFWFQSMQNWQSEFLAVGVLVVLSIFLRQHGSPESKPVTAPNAMTGG, translated from the coding sequence ATGAAACGCTGGCTACGGGCGAACGCACTGTCGGTGACGATGTTCGGCGCGTTCCTGGTCTTCCTGATCCTGCAGAGCGTCTTCGGATGGCAGACCCACAACGACGAGTTGACCCAGTACGGGCGTGCCCCCGAGGGCTACCTCTCCTACCTCGGTACGGGCCACTTCGCCGAGGCGGTCTTCGAGAACTGGGAGTCCGAGTTCCTCCAGATGGGCGGGTACGTGCTGCTGACCGCGTACCTGGTGCAGCACGGTTCGTCGGAGTCGAAACCCGAGCAGGAGACCGACCGCCCGGACGACCACGCCGACCACGCCAAGCCGGACAGCCCGTGGCCGGTCCACGTCCGCGGGGTGGCGCTCACGGTCTACCGCAACAGCCTCTCGCTCGCCCTGCTGCTGCTGTTCGCCGGTTCGTTCGTCGGGCACCTGCTCGGCGGCACCGCGGAATACAACGAGCAGCAGGCGATGCAGAGCGGTGCCGCCCCGATCAGCGCGTGGCAGTTCGTGCAGACCAGTGACTTCTGGTTCCAGTCGATGCAGAACTGGCAGAGCGAGTTCCTCGCCGTGGGCGTGCTGGTCGTACTGAGCATCTTCCTGCGCCAGCACGGGTCACCCGAGTCCAAGCCGGTGACCGCGCCGAACGCCATGACCGGCGGCTGA
- a CDS encoding DUF3618 domain-containing protein, whose translation MSSMDPAQIRASIEETQDDLGRNLDALSDKMNPRRAVRVRADRARGTWQKLKENIMGSASHARDASMHARDASMHGMDVGQARLSNAQDRMSAATSAATSAAGDRMRGMGHEAQQQAQGHPLAVGLVAFGLGVLASSLLPASQREQRLAGQLRDQASAHSDQLKQQATGVARQAQENLRGPASEAVGAVRSKATGNAGALRDQARSAGEDLRGQAQQTAQDVRRQ comes from the coding sequence ATGAGCAGCATGGACCCGGCGCAGATCCGCGCCAGCATCGAGGAGACGCAGGACGACCTGGGCCGCAACCTGGACGCCCTCTCCGACAAGATGAACCCGCGCCGGGCCGTCCGGGTGCGGGCCGACCGGGCCCGGGGCACCTGGCAGAAGCTCAAGGAGAACATCATGGGATCCGCCTCGCACGCCCGCGACGCCTCGATGCACGCCCGTGACGCCTCGATGCACGGCATGGACGTCGGGCAGGCGCGTTTGTCGAACGCGCAGGACCGGATGTCGGCGGCCACCTCGGCCGCCACCTCGGCTGCCGGCGACCGGATGCGCGGTATGGGACACGAGGCCCAGCAGCAGGCACAGGGGCATCCGCTCGCGGTCGGTCTCGTCGCGTTCGGCCTGGGCGTCCTCGCCTCGTCGCTGCTGCCGGCGAGCCAGCGGGAGCAGCGGCTCGCGGGCCAGCTCCGCGACCAGGCGTCGGCGCACTCCGACCAGCTGAAGCAGCAGGCGACCGGTGTGGCTCGGCAGGCGCAGGAGAACCTGCGCGGTCCGGCGAGCGAAGCGGTCGGGGCGGTACGGTCGAAGGCCACCGGGAACGCTGGTGCCCTGCGCGACCAGGCCCGGTCAGCCGGCGAGGACCTGCGCGGACAGGCCCAGCAGACCGCGCAGGACGTACGCCGGCAGTGA
- a CDS encoding phage holin family protein — protein MSAATTGPGATREQERDPGQASIGELLGAITRDTTILVRQELELARAEVRAEVRSAVKVAGMFGGAALGGFMVLLFLSYAMWWGLSNVIDEGWSALIVAAVWGFIAAVLVTMARQRMRGLAGLPQTSGTVKRIPDAVKGRTDHRSGGEQ, from the coding sequence ATGAGTGCCGCGACGACCGGACCGGGCGCCACCCGGGAACAGGAACGCGACCCGGGACAGGCCTCGATCGGCGAGCTGCTCGGCGCGATCACCCGGGACACCACCATCCTGGTCCGTCAGGAGCTCGAACTCGCCCGCGCCGAGGTACGGGCCGAGGTACGCAGTGCGGTCAAGGTCGCCGGCATGTTCGGTGGCGCCGCGCTCGGCGGGTTCATGGTGCTGCTCTTCCTGTCGTACGCGATGTGGTGGGGGCTGTCGAACGTCATCGACGAGGGCTGGTCCGCGTTGATCGTCGCGGCGGTCTGGGGATTCATCGCGGCCGTCCTGGTCACCATGGCACGGCAGCGGATGCGCGGCCTGGCCGGCCTGCCACAGACATCCGGCACCGTGAAGCGGATACCGGACGCGGTCAAGGGACGGACGGACCACCGATCGGGGGGAGAGCAATGA